In Daphnia magna isolate NIES linkage group LG7, ASM2063170v1.1, whole genome shotgun sequence, a single genomic region encodes these proteins:
- the LOC123474578 gene encoding uncharacterized protein LOC123474578: MRTTIVVALFAVVVAAPTNDKEDIAITSTTNEINVDGNDVHDLDMADGTEDYEDGKVKKFGTKPEDIGVASKGSYSYNFPGTIITVNWITDEKTKAVHTYIQVSYPMQKPACRSMSCTIDD, translated from the exons ATGCGAACC ACGATTGTAGTGGCCCTCTTCGCTGTGGTTGTTGCAGCACCCACCAACGATAAGGAAGACATCGCCATAACCTCAACCACCAACGAAATCAACGTAGATGGAAACGATGTGCATGA TTTGGATATGGCTGATGGAACAGAAGATTACGAAGATGGGAAAGTGAAGAAATTCGGTACCAAACCAGAAGATATTGGAGTGGCTTCCAAGGGATCGTATTCGTACAACTTTCCTGGAACCATCATCACCGTCAACTGGATTACCGACGAGAAAACGAAAGCTGTGCACACTTACATTCAAGTCAGCTATCCAATGCAAAAGCCTGCTTGCAGGTCAATGTCTTGCACGATTGACGATTGA
- the LOC116935755 gene encoding extensin-2, with protein sequence MASYGIMLLLAVVSLMAGWTVGVPMGSSSSEYGSYSYQTTTAAPYYTTAAPYYTTAAPYYTTAAPYYTTAAPYYTTAAPYYTTAAPYYTTAAPYYTTAYAAPTYYTTKAPEYYPTTYASPTYYTEAPMYYAPEYYTTTYAAPTYYMEEPKYYSAPSYYTEAPVYYTTPSYYTEAPTYYTTKAPEYYTTTYASPVYYTEAPKYYSAPSYTTTVSYYTTTEAPKYYVAPTYYTEAAPSYYSEPTYYTEAPKYYAAPSYYTTTAPSYYVEPSYYTTTYAAPSYYTEAAEYYTTKAPEYYTKKAEYYTTTYAAPAYYTEAPKYSAPQYTTTYAAPSYYTEAPKYYTTTYAAPVYYTEAPQYYTTKATEYYTTAAPEYYTKKAEYYTTTYAAPAYYTESPKYYQTEAPQYYTTKAPEYTTTYGAPSYYTEAPKYYTTTYAAPTYYTEAAEYYTTKAAEYYTTTYAAPAYYTEAPKYYQTEAPRYYTTKAPEYTTAYVTPSYYTEAPKYYTTTYATPSYYTEAPKYY encoded by the exons ATGG CTTCCTATGGTATTATGCTGCTACTGGCTGTCGTGTCACTGATGGCTGGGTGGACCGTGGGTGTGCCGATGGGTTCGTCTTCTTCCGAGTACGGtagttattcataccagacgaccactgctgcgccgtactacaccactgctgcgccgtactacaccactgctgcgccgtactacaccactgctgcgccgtactacaccactgctgcgccgtactacaccactgctgcgccgtactacaccactgctgcgccgtactacaccactgctgcgccgtactacaccactgcgtATGCGGCCCCCACTTACTACACTACAAAGGCGCCCGAGTACTACCCCACAACATATGCGTCCCccacttactacaccgaggctcccatGTACTATgctcctgaatactacaccaccacgtATGCAGCTCCCACTTACTATATGGAGGAACCAAAATACTACTCCGCACCGAGCTATTACACGGAAGCGCCAGTATATTATACCactccaagctactacaccgaggctcccacCTACTATACCACAAAGGCCCCTGAGTATTACACCACAACTTACGCTTCACcagtttactacaccgaggccccGAAATATTACTCTGCTCCAAGCTACACTACAACCGTGTCGTACTACACAACTACAGAGGCGCCTAAGTATTATGTAGCACCaacctactacactgaagccgcCCCATCTTATTACTCCGAGccgacctactacactgaagccccgaagtactacgctgccccaagttactacaccacgactGCTCCTTCGTACTACGTCGAacctagctactacaccacaacttatGCTGCTCCGTCTTACTATActgaggctgctgaatactacacaactaaagcCCCAGAGTACTACACAAAgaaagctgaatactacaccaccacttacgccGCTCCAGCCtattacactgaggctcccaaatATTCGGCTCCACAatacactacaacatatgcGGCTCCAAGCTATTATACAGAAGCCCCGAAGtactacactacaacatatgccgctccggtttactacaccgaagctccTCAATACTATACCACAAAGGCaactgaatactacacaactgcCGCCCCGGAGTATTACACGAAgaaagctgaatactacaccacaacatacgctgctccagcttactacactgagtcTCCCAAGTATTACCAGACTGAGGCACCGCAATATTATACTACAAAGGCCCCCGAATACACCACAACGTACGGtgccccaagctactacactgaggcgcccaagtactacaccaccacctACGCTGCTCCaacttactacactgaggctgctgaatactacaccacaaaggctgctgaatactacacaaccacttacgctgctccagcttactacactgaggccccTAAATATTACCAGACTGAGGCTCCAAGATATTATACTACAAAGGCCCCCGAGTATACCACAGCATATGTTACtcctagctactacaccgaggcaccgaagtactacacaacaacctatgcaaccccatcctactacactgaggctcccaagtactaTTAA
- the LOC123474577 gene encoding speckle-type POZ protein B-like, whose translation MKIPCVLWINFSRTTGEMNAQMQIINLYVNQFNCDVTFQFDTAEKYESIGGHVAILSVRSSVFAAMFQSGMQETNTRKVCIKDIKPDIFKQLLHYIYSGRTSSKLSEENAQPLFIAADMYDVDDLKYECVQFLLSCIKLENAINLMAWAHVHSIYSLKEATLTFMESCGKEICKQDDWERLIKNYPDLCLLATRRMLK comes from the coding sequence ATGAAGATCCCTTGCGTGCTGTGGATCAACTTTTCAAGAACGACTGGCGAGATGAACGCACAGATGCAAATCATTAATTTGTACGTCAATCAGTTCAATTGCGATGTTACATTCCAATTCGACACAGCCGAAAAATACGAGTCCATCGGCGGTCATGTCGCTATTTTGTCGGTTAGGAGCTCCGTCTTCGCAGCCATGTTCCAGAGCGGAATGCAAGAAACAAACACGAGAAAAGTTTGCATCAAAGACATCAAACCGGATATTTTCAAACAATTGCTCCATTACATTTACTCTGGTCGAACATCGTCAAAGTTGTCAGAGGAAAACGCCCAGCCTTTGTTTATTGCGGCCGATATGTACGACGTTGACGACCTGAAATACGAATGTGTCCAATTCTTGTTATCTTGCATCAAATTGGAGAACGCTATTAATCTAATGGCGTGGGCGCACGTTCACTCAATCTATTCCCTTAAAGAAGCAACGCTCACTTTCATGGAATCATGTGGAAAAGAAATATGCAAACAAGATGATTGGGAGAGGCTGATCAAGAATTATCCAGATCTTTGTTTGTTGGCCACTCGACGTATGTTGAAATAA
- the LOC116927643 gene encoding CDP-diacylglycerol--glycerol-3-phosphate 3-phosphatidyltransferase, mitochondrial: protein MSLIFQKVICRIFSTTTCVAGQDRRYRAVGRKGWQRNLVPRSALHLPRPEMEDGGDDLQKTELLRTLENFKWLGNKAPCFPVNGNKIHVLSGPDSFYKTLIEKTSQAKQRITLASLYLGTGDHEHELVKTIESTLKRNPDSNLKIRVLLDATRGSRGAQQNSRTMLLPLLQSHSQQCSVHFYHTPALRGILKKILPERWNEVVGLQHMKVYIFDDSLLISGANLSHDYFTNRQDRYLVVEDSKELVDFFDKLVETVCQFSFQLNENNHLNLNSDFPHHPSDSNQHEFTQEAKRRIENLFEKQPKASSSVLQWPNPYSYDTWIFPFVQMGQLNIYMDNILTREILEKVPKNAELCLATGYFNLTQEYMESLLEHSSPNIHILMAHPLANGFFGAKGFAGGIPSGYTLLAYQFYRRVIDKALETRIRLWEYRRQNWTFHAKGLWISFGREDPRPSFTLVGSPNFGYRSVYRDLEAQLAVVTINSSLRDQLHQERKNLFQQAELVSATTFDQPERKIPLWVRVVIKVFRRFF from the exons ATGTCACTTATTTTCCAAAAAGTGATATGCAGGATTTTTTCGACAACGACATGCGTTGCTGGGCAAGATCGTCGTTATCGCGCGGTTGGCCGCAAAGGTTGGCAACGCAACCTTGTCCCACGTTCAGCTCTTCATTTACCCCGTCCCGAAATGGAGGACGGCGGTGATGATCTGCAGAAAACGGAACTTTTAAGGACAttagaaaatttcaaatggcTCGGGAACAAAGCTCCCTGCTTCCCTGTGAATGgaaataag ATTCATGTTTTGTCCGGTCCAGATAGTTTCTACAAAACACTTATTGAAAAAACTAGTCAAGCAAAGCAGAGAATCACATTAGCATCTCTGTACCTTGGAACAGGAGATCATGAACATGAGCTTGTCAAAACAATTGAAAGTACCTTGAAAAGGAACCCTGATTCTAACCTTAAAATTCGTGTTTTATTGGATGCAACAAGAGGATCTAGGGGAGCTCAACAAAATTCTCGTACTATGCTGCTGCCGTTACTGCAATCACACAGCCAACAGTGTTCAGTCCATTTTTATCATACTCCAGCTCTGAGAGGAATACTAAAGAAAATTCTTCCAGAAAGGTGGAATGAAGTTGTTGGTCTGCAACACATGAAAGTTTATATATTTGATGATTCCCTGCTTATTAGTGGCGCAAATTTAAGCCACGATTACTTCACGAATCGACAAGATCGATACCTCGTTGTGGAAGACTCCAAAGAGTTAGTGGATTTCTTTGACAAACTTGTAGAAACTGTCTGCCAATTTTCGTTCCAGTTGAATGAAAACAATCACCTCAACTTGAATTCAGATTTTCCTCATCACCCAAGTGATTCCAATCAGCATGAATTTACACAAGAAGCAAAACGGAGAATTGAGAACTTATTTGAAAAGCAACCGAAAGCGTCCTCCTCGGTATTGCAGTGGCCGAACCCCTACTCATATGACACCTGGATCTTTCCGTTTGTCCAAATGGGGCAATTAAACATTTATATGGATAACATCCTAACTCGTGAGATTCTGGAAAAGGTGCCAAAGAATGCCGAATTATGTTTAGCTACTGGCTACTTTAACCTTACCCAGGAATACATGGAGAGCTTGCTGGAACACTCTTCGCCAAATATTCATATTTTAATGGCACATCCGCTG GCCAATGGATTTTTCGGGGCCAAAGGTTTTGCAGGTGGAATCCCGTCGGGTTATACGTTACTGGCCTACCAATTTTATCGGCGTGTGATAGATAAAGCGCTGGAAACTCGTATCCGATTGTGGGAATATCGACGGCAAAATTGGACCTTTCACGCCAAAGGGTTATGGATATCTTTTGGTCGAGAAGATCCTCGACCCTCTTTTACTCTAGTAGGATCTCCCAATTTTG GATATCGTTCCGTTTACCGAGACTTGGAAGCGCAGCTGGCAGTAGTGACCATCAATTCTAGCCTTCGTGATCAGCTACATCAAGAGCGAAAGAATCTTTTCCAACAAGCGGAGCTAGTCAGTGCCACCACTTTCGATCAGCCAGAAAGAAAGATACCTCTTTGGGTTCGCGTCGTCATCAAAGTGTTTCGTCGATTCTTTTAG
- the LOC116927667 gene encoding larval cuticle protein LCP-22 produces MKIAIIVAILVALVAAQQEPVAIVSSNSETNADGSYTYAFETADGTKVEESGSQKQVGPKPEDIGTVSRGSYSYTSPDGVVITVNWVADEKGFQATGDHLPTPPPMPEHVVKLLADLKAAGAL; encoded by the exons ATGAAAATC GCAATTATCGTAGCGATCCTCGTGGCTCTCGTTGCCGCTCAGCAGGAGCCAGTGGCCATCGTCTCATCCAATAGCGAAACGAACGCAGATGGAAGTTATACTTATGC CTTTGAGACCGCTGATGGAACCAAAGTTGAAGAAAGTGGCAGCCAGAAACAAGTTGGTCCAAAACCTGAAGACATTGGAACAGTGTCCAGGGGATCCTACTCCTACACTTCTCCGGATGGCGTTGTGATCACCGTTAACTGGGTAGCTGATGAGAAGGGATTCCAGGCTACAGGTGACCATCTACCAACTCCTCCCCCGATGCCCGAACATGTCGTCAAACTCTTGGCTGACTTGAAAGCTGCTGGCGCTCTGTAA
- the LOC123474576 gene encoding BTB/POZ domain-containing protein 6-like, with protein sequence MSEKKSVLLEASTKMASLSDSDVSSISVNVPSNVQVTALSDGLYHIKWAFDISSIGNARGSQETTFKLDQYSSAFYKLTLKFYKQDPDPDQCECSPDTQFMMNLKLKPEACPTSQWLISMDGRDQSAAVWARVGRCQKIILDQLPYIVWKSETFPVIPDWDATEIPCQFWIKFYQSVGEINAIHEEVGQFTNLYVNQLNCDVTFSFHEINEDEPIGGHVIVLLARSSVFAAMFYDRMQETSTRKVCIKDIKPDIFKQLLHYIYSGRTSTKLSEENAQPLFVAADMYDIEDLKDECVQFLLTCIKLENAINLMAWAHVHAVDSLKEAALAFVASHGKEICKQDDWERLIKSYPDLCLLATRSMWK encoded by the coding sequence ATGTCGGAGAAAAAGAGTGTGCTTCTGGAGGCAAGTACGAAAATGGCCAGTTTGTCAGATTCAGATGTTTCTTCGATATCGGTGAATGTTCCATCAAACGTTCAGGTAACAGCGCTATCTGACGGATTGTATCATATTAAATGGGCATTCGACATCAGCTCAATTGGAAACGCAAGAGGAAGCCAAGAGACGACGTTTAAACTCGACCAATATTCCTCAGCTTTCTACAAGCTCACCTTGAAGTTCTACAAGCAAGATCCTGATCCTGATCAATGTGAGTGCTCACCCGATACTCAGTTCATGATGAATCTCAAGCTGAAGCCTGAAGCATGCCCAACATCGCAGTGGTTAATTTCTATGGATGGTAGGGACCAATCAGCTGCTGTATGGGCTCGCGTCGGTAGATGTCAGAAAATCATTTTGGACCAGTTACCTTACATTGTATGGAAGTCCGAAACGTTCCCCGTCATTCCAGATTGGGATGCAACTGAAATTCCTTGCCAATTTTGGATCAAGTTTTATCAAAGTGTTGGAGAGATTAACGCAATTCACGAAGAGGTAGGGCAATTCACGAACTTGTACGTCAATCAATTAAACTGTGACGTTACGTTCAGTTTCCATGAGATCAATGAAGACGAGCCGATCGGTGGTCATGTCATCGTTTTGTTGGCCAGAAGCTCCGTCTTCGCTGCCATGTTCTACGACAGAATGCAAGAAACGAGTACGAGAAAAGTTTGCATCAAAGACATCAAACCGGATATTTTCAAACAATTGCTCCATTACATTTACTCTGGTCGAACATCGACAAAGTTGTCAGAGGAAAACGCCCAGCCTTTGTTTGTTGCGGCCGATATGTACGACATTGAGGACCTGAAAGACGAGTGTGTTCAGTTCTTGTTAACTTGCATCAAATTGGAGAACGCTATTAATCTAATGGCGTGGGCACACGTCCATGCAGTCGATTCCCTTAAAGAAGCAGCACTCGCTTTCGTGGCATCACATGGAAAAGAAATATGCAAACAAGATGATTGGGAGAGACTGATCAAGAGTTATCCAGATCTTTGTTTGTTAGCCACTCGAAGCATGTGGAAATAA
- the LOC116927655 gene encoding uncharacterized protein LOC116927655, producing the protein MSRRVREQAKSFKARPLPVPDFQVTDQNDGYFKIEGTFNTTEYETSRQEVKFELNDICPGLFSLHLSYEPVDYETSSSSFEYGVELSLENTSSCFSNISPLVCCEDSHRRPTAVCASINACPTFFLKQISPGQWKSAEMYYESKRFELQQMKIPCVLWIHFSRTTGERNAQKQFVSLYVNQLNCDVTFHFDAAEKNESIGGHVAILSVRSSVFAAMFQSRMKETNTRKFKKFEI; encoded by the exons atgAGCAGGCGTGTAAGGGAACAGGCTAAAAGCTTCAAGGCA CGCCCATTACCTGTACCTGATTTTCAAGTAACAGATCAGAATGATGgttattttaaaattgaagGGACATTCAACACCACCGAGTATGAAACGTCACGCCAAGAGGTGAAATTTGAGCTCAACGACATTTGTCCGGGGCTCTTTTCCTTGCATCTGTCCTACGAACCTGTTGATTACGAAACTTCCTCATCCAGCTTTGAATATGGAGTCGAACTCTCCTTGGAGAACACGTCGTCGTGTTTTTCAAACATCTCACCTCTCGTTTGCTGTGAGGATAGTCACCGCAGGCCAACTGCTGTTTGTGCCAGCATCAATGCATGTCCGACATTCTTTTTGAAGCAGATCTCTCCAGGTCAATGGAAGTCCGCAGAAATGTATTATGAATCTAAACGTTTTGAGTTGCAGCAAATGAAGATCCCTTGCGTGCTGTGGATCCACTTTTCAAGAACGACTGGCGAGAGGAACGCACAAAAGCAATTCGTTAGTTTGTACGTCAATCAGTTGAACTGCGATGTTACATTCCATTTCGACGCAGCCGAAAAAAACGAGTCAATCGGTGGTCATGTCGCTATTTTGTCGGTTAGGAGCTCCGTCTTCGCAGCCATGTTCCAGAGCagaatgaaagaaacaaacacgagaaaatttaaaaagtttgaaatttga
- the LOC116927659 gene encoding exosome complex component RRP4, giving the protein MVDIRLASEVPLFDIVADSTEPKHLVTPGSLITKETGFMRGHGTYMQEDCLYASVAGVVERVNQLISVRPLKSRYHGEIGDVVIGRITEVSQKRWKLDTNARLDSVLLLQSVNLPGGELRRRSAEDELSMRQYLKEGDLVSAEVQNIFNDGALSLHTRSMKYGKLSQGCLVKVSPSLIRRQKTHFHNLPCGASIIMGNNGFVWICPTLHEDTAGGFVQNLETVPQADRQAISRLRNCVAALAQCKMMIYDTSIMHAYDASINAGFEIKDLLLPDRITEIALMVRKQFEMEKE; this is encoded by the exons ATGGTAGACATACGCTTGGCATCAGAAGTACCGCTCTTTGATATCGTTGCCGATTCTACTGAGCCCAAACATCTTGTCACACCTGGCTCCTTGATCACGAAAGAAACTGGGTTCATGAG AGGGCATGGGACATACATGCAAGAGGATTGTTTGTACGCCAGTGTTGCTGGCGTAGTTGAGAGAGTTAATCAGCTCATTTCAGTGAGGCCATTAAAGTCTCGATACCATGGAGAGATTGGAGATGTGGTTATTGGAAGGATTACTGAGGTTTCACAAAAACGATGGAAGCTGGACACTAATGCAAGATTAGATTCTGTGCTTTTACTTCAATCTGTCAACTTGCCTGGTGGTGAACTG AGAAGAAGATCAGCAGAAGATGAATTATCCATGAGACAGTATCTAAAAGAAGGAGATCTAGTAAGTGCTGAGGTTCAAAATATCTTCAACGATGGGGCTCTCTCCCTACACACACGAAGCATGAAATATGGAAAA CTTTCTCAAGGCTGTTTGGTAAAAGTGAGCCCATCATTAATACGGCGACAAAAGACTCATTTCCATAATTTACCTTGTGGGGCAAGTATAATTATGGGCAACAATGGGTTTGTTTGGATCTGCCCTACGCTGCATGAAGACACAGCTGGTGGATTTGTTCAAAATTTGGAG aCAGTCCCGCAAGCTGACCGACAAGCCATAAGCCGCTTAAGAAATTGCGTAGCAGCTTTGGCGCAGTGCAAGATGATGATCTACGATACTAGCATTATGCACGCTTACGACGCCTCCATAAATGCTGGGTTTGAG ATCAAAGATCTTCTTTTACCCGACCGAATAACAGAAATTGCTTTGATGGTTCGGAAACagtttgaaatggaaaaagaataa